Proteins found in one Papio anubis isolate 15944 chromosome 13, Panubis1.0, whole genome shotgun sequence genomic segment:
- the LOC108582354 gene encoding olfactory receptor 13D1-like yields the protein MGRTNWTEIEFILQGLSEYPRAEKFLFVMYLVMYLVILLGNGTLIILTLLDPRLHTPMYFFLGNLSFLDIWYTSSFIPSMLIHFLSEKKTISFTRCVVQMSVSYTMGSTECVLLAVMAYDRYVAICNPLRYPIIMGKALCIHMAALSWGLGFLNSLTETVLAMWLPFCGKNVINHFVCEILAFVKLACTDISLNEIIIMLGNVIFLFSPLLLICISYIFILSTVLRINSAEGRKKAFSTCSAHMTVVIVFYGTILFMYMKPKSKDSAFDKLIALFYGIVTPMLNPVIYSLRNTEVHGAIRKLMSGHWFWRK from the coding sequence ATGGGAAGGACCAATTGGACAGAGATCGAGTTTATTCTGCAGGGACTTTCAGAGTACCcgagagctgaaaaattccttttCGTGATGTACTTGGTGATGTACCTGGTGATTCTCCTGGGGAACGGCACCTTGATCATTCTGACACTCCTGGATCCTCGTCTCCACACACCCATGTACTTCTTCCTTGGGAATCTTTCCTTCTTAGACATTTGGTACACATCCTCCTTCATCCCCTCAATGCTGATACACTTCCTATCAGAGAAGAAAACCATCTCCTTCACTAGATGTGTGGTTCAAATGTCTGTCTCTTACACTATGGGATCCACCGAGTGTGTGCTTCTAGCTGTGATGGCATATGACCGTTATGTGGCCATCTGCAACCCTCTGAGATACCCCATCATCATGGGCAAGGCCCTTTGTATTCACATGGCGGCTCTCTCTTGGGGACTAGGCTTTCTCAACTCCTTGACAGAAACTGTTCTTGCAATGTGGTTGCCCTTCTGTGGAAAAAATGTCATTAATCATTTTGTTTGTGAAATATTGGCGTTTGTCAAGCTGGCGTGCACAGATATTTCCTTGAATGAGATTATTATAATGTTGGgcaatgtaatatttttgttttctccattacTGCTGATTTGTATCTCTTACATCTTTATCCTTTCTACTGTACTAAGAATCAATTCagctgaaggaaggaaaaaggccTTTTCCACCTGTTCAGCCCACATGACAGTGGTGATTGTGTTTTATGGGACAATCCTCTTCATGTATATGAAGCCGAAGTCCAAAGACTCTGCTTTTGACAAGTTGATTGCCCTGTTCTATGGCATAGTCACCCCCATGCTCAATCCTGTCATCTACAGCCTGAGGAACACAGAGGTGCATGGAGCCATAAGGAAATTAATGAGTGGACACTGGTTCTGGAGGAAATGA